The genomic segment GAAAGTACTGCTGGAGCACGCGGACCAGGTCCGGGACCGGGTGGCCGCGGCCGCCGAATCGACCCTCGTCATCGGCACGCTCGCCGACAGCGCCGAGCAGCTGGGACCCCGGCTCGTGGCCGCCTTCCGCGCGCGGCACCCCAAGGTGACCGTGCGCGTGCGGGAAGCCGACTTCAGCGATCCGACCTGCGGACTCCGAAGTGGACTCGCCGACGTGGCGCTGACCCGCGCGCCCTTCGACGACACCGGGATCAGCACGCACACCCTGCGCGCGGACCCCGTGTCCGTGCTCGTCCGCGCCGATGATCCACTCGCGACACGGGAAACCCTGTGGCTGCGCGATCTCGACGACCGGCCGTGGTTCCGGCTCGCCGACGTCACCGATCCGGTCTGGGCGGCGTACTGGAGCGGCGGGAAGGACCGCGAAGGACCGAAGGTGCGCACGGCACAGGAGTGCTTCCAGGCGGTTCGCTGGAATTCGACGATCGGGCTGATGCCGGGCGGCTCGCCGCTGCCGGACGGCCTGGTCGCGGTCCCGCTCGCCGACCAGCCCCCGTGCGAACTGGTCATCGCGTGGCCGTCGGCGAAACCGAACTCGCTGGTCCGCTCGTTCGTGCGCATCGCGGTCGAGACCGGACCTTGACCTCGAGCGCGCTCCAGGTCCTAGCTTCGAGGGCATGACCGGAACGACTGTCGCCCCGCGGCGCGCCCCGACCCCGCTGCTGGCGACGTTGCTCGGCGTCAGCACGATGACGATCATGGCCAGCGCCACGATCACCCCGGCGCTGCCCGGCATGGAACGGCACTTCGCCGGAGAACCCCACGCCGAGGTGCTGGTGCGCCTCGTGCTCACGCTGCCGGGGCTGGCGATCATGCTGGCCGCCCCGCTGCTCGGGTACGTCGGCGTGCGCGTCGGCCGGGTGCGCGTGCTGGTCGCGGGCCTGGTGCTCTACACCGTCGGCGGCGGCTCCGGCCTGCTGCTCGATTCGCTGCCCGCGTTGCTGACCGGGCGCGCGCTGCTCGGCGTCGGCATCGCGGCGATCATGACCACGGCCACCGCCCTGCTGGCCGATCACCACCCGCCCGCCGAACACGGCCGCGTGCTCGGCCTGCAGGGCGCGGCGATGGGCTTCGGCGGGGTGGTGGCCATGCTGCTCGGCGGCGTGCTGGGCGAGCTGAGCTGGCGCGGGCCGTTCGCGGTCTACCTGCTGGCGGTGCCGGTGCTGTTCCTGGTGCTGCGGCACGTCCCGGAAGCCCCGGTGGCCGCGCCGCCCGCGGACGGCGAGCCGGTCGGTTCGCCGTGGACCTGGCCGCTGCTCGGGCTGTACGCGCTGACCTTCCTCAGCATCACCTCGTTCTACGTGATCCCGACGCAGGCGCCGTTCTGGCTCGCCGAGGTCGGCGGTGCCGGTCCGGTGGTCACCGGGGCGCTGATCGCGGCGGTGAACCTGGTGATGACCGCGGTCGGGCTGAACTTCGGCAGGCTGCGGGCACGCTGGGACTTCCGGGCGCTCGCGGTGGCGATGTTCGCCACCTACGCCGTCGGGCTGCTGCTCGTCGGCACGGCCGGGAACCTGTGGACGGCGACCGCGGGCATGCTGGTCGTCGGCATCGGGGTGGGCCTGAGCAACCCGACGCTGAACGGCTGGACCGTCGCGTCGGTGGACCCGGGAGCGCGCACGCGGGCGCTCGGCCTGCTCACCTCGGCGCTGTTCCTGGGGCAGTTCTCCTCCCCGCTGCTCGCGCAGCCGATCGCCGGTGCCGCGGGCCTGGGCGGCACCTTCCTGGTCGCGGGCGCGCTCGGTGCCGTCGTCGCCCTGGTCCTGACCGCCGTGGCCCTCACCCGCCGGGCACGCCGCTGACCGACCGCACTGTCCATTGTGGAACAAAAGTGCGGAAATCCTCGTGGTTGGACCACTTGGCCGTGGGCAAGCGACCGAGGACAAGTTACTGTCGCGTACGTAGTGACTTGATCATCGACAGAAGTATAACTTGTTCTCATATGTCGAGAGTGAGGAACGTCACATGAGCGATAACTCCCTGCCCGGCAACGGTTCCCCCCACGTATCCCGACGTGCGTTCATCGCTGGAACCGGTTCTATCATTGGGCTCGCGGCCCTGGGCGGCCGAGCCGCCGCCGCCCCGCCGCCGTCGCCGATCCCGGACGGGGCGCAGGTGTCCGCGCTGGTGATCGGCACCGGCTACGGCGGCTCGGTCACCGCGCTGCGGCTCGCCCAGGCCGGCGTGGACGTGCACATGGTGGAGATGGGCATGGCCTGGGACACCCCGGGCCCCGACGGCAACATCTTCGCCAACACGATCAGCCCCGACCACCGGTCGTACTGGCTGCGGACCCGGACCAAGCAGCCGCTGAGCAACTTCCTCGGCTTCCCGATCGACCGCGACATCCCGCTGCACACCGGCATCCTCGACGCCGAGGACTTCAGCGGCATCAGCGTCTACCAGGGCCGCGGCGTCGGCGGTGGCTCGCTGGTCAACGGCGGCATGGCGGTCACGCCCAAGCGCGAGAACTTCGGGGGCGTGCTGCCCTCGGTCAACCCCGACGAGATGTACAACGTGTACTACCCGCGCGCCAACGCCGGGCTGGGCGTCACCGAAGTGGACCCGGCCTGGTGGGAGAGCGCCGAGTGCTACCAGTACGCCCGCGTCGGCCGCAAGCACGCCGAGCGCTCCGGCTTCCCGTTCGTCTTCGTGCCCAACGTCTACGACTGGGACTACATGGAGAAGGAGCAGGCGGGCACGGTGCCCAAGTCGGCGCTGCGCGGTGAGGTGCTCTACGGCAACAACCACGGCAAGAAGTCGCTGCAGAAGACCTACCTGGCCCAGGCGCGCGCGACCGGCCGGGTGGCCATCTCGCCGCTGCACAAGGTCACCTCGGTGACCCCGGCCTCCGGCGGCCGCTACACCGTGGTCATCGAGCAGATCAACACCAGCGGGGTCACCACCGCCACCAAGTCCGTCACCGCGGACCGGGTGTTCTTCGCCGCGGGCAGCGTGGGCACCAGCAAACTGCTGACCAAGCTCAAGGCCACCGGCGCGCTACCGGGGCTCAACGGCGAGATCGGCAAGGGCTGGGGCGACAACGGCAACGTCATGTGCGGCCGCGCCAACCACCTGTGGGACGCGACCGGCGCGCTGCAGTCGTCCATGCCCACCGCCGGCATCGACAACTGGGCGGCGGGCGGGGCGTTCGCCGAGGTCGCGCCGCTGCCCACGGGCATCGAGACCTTCGCCTCGTTCTACCTCTCGATCACCAAGAACCCGAACCGCGGGCAGTTCACCTACAACCCCGCCACCGGCAAGGTGGACCTGAACTGGCAGACCGCGTGGAAGCAGCCGTCCATCGACGCCGCCAAGACGATCTTCGACAAGATCAACGCCAAGGAGGGCACGATCTACCGGACGGACCTGTTCGGCGTCTACAAGATCTGGGGCGACCACCTGACCTACCACCCCCTCGGCGGCGTGGTGCTGAACAAGGCGACCGACAACCACGGCCGCCTCCACGGTCACCCCGGCCTGTACGTGGCCGACGGCTCCCTGGTGCCGGGCAACGCCAGCGTCAACCCGTTCGTCACGATCACCGCGCTCGCCGAGCGCAACATCGAGCGCGTGATCGCCGAGGATCTCTAGAACTTCGGCACGACGCACACCGAGTCGATGCCCAGCACGTGGTTGAGCCTGCCGAACGCCAGCCAGGAACCGATGCTCATGCTCAGTTCCACGATCTCGGCCTGGCTGTAGTGCGCGGTCATCCTCGAGAAGAACTCCTCGTCGAGGCCGTGGTGGTCCAGTGCGTACCGCTCGGCGTATTCGGCGGCCAGCCGCGTGCGGTCGTCGAAGGCGTCGGTGGTGCGCCACTGGGCCACCGCGTCGGCGAACTCCTCCTCGACCTTCTGCCCGTCCCGCTCGGTGCGCCAGTCGAGGCAGAAGACGCAGCCGTTGATCTGCGCCACGCGCAACCGCGCGGCCTCGAACTCGCGCAGGCCGAGCGTGGTGTGGCTGTACACGGCGAGGGAGAAGTTCGAGGCGGCGGCGCCGATGCCGGGCACCATCTCGCCCCACACGTAGCCGATCGCGTCCTTGCCCTCGGGGATGTCGATGATCATCGTGCGCTCCTTCCGAGCCGGCCCGTGGCCGGGCGCAGCGGTACGTCGAGTGCGTCGTAGAAGCCGGGTTCGGCCTCGGTGAGCCAGTCGATGGCGTTGACGAGCCTGCCCACCGCGGTGGCGTTGCCGCCCGCCGACCGGTTTTCGCCCTCGTCACTGGCTTCCACGGTGACCTCGATGCGCGGGCGGCCTTCGATGATCACGCGGTGCGCGCCGGACGGGTTCGGCGGCTGCGGCCAGTCCGGGGCGCACGAGGGGTGGATGCGCGTGACGTGCTCGATCACGATCCGCGGCTCCCCGCCGACGATGCCCTGCACCTCGAACCGCACCGCGCCCTGCGTGCCCGCCTCGAACTCGCCCATGGTGCGGGTGCCGACGGTGGTCTCGAGTGGACGGCGGTCCAGCGTTTCGCGGATCTCGTCCAGGTCCGCGCCGAGCGCCCTGGCGATGAGGCGCACCTGCCCGCCCCACACCGTGGTCGGCACCGAGGGCGCGAGCATCGGCGGCTGGTAGTCCATCGGCTGGCCCATGCCCACCAGGTAGCGGACCGAATCCGGCTGCTCGTAGGTGGAGTAGTCGAAGATCTCCTGGCAGCGCACCGCGTCCACAGTGGTGCCGAGCCCGCTGAGCAGCGCGGGCAGCACGTCGTTGCCCCAGCCGGGATCGACGCCGGAGACGAACAGCGAGCCACCGCCGTCGGCGATCGCGGCGAGCACCGGTTCCCGCAGTTCCGCGGGGGCGTTGCGCTGGTCGTAGAGGGCGTACACGGCGGGCGTGACCACCACGGCCCCGGCCCGGATGGCTTCGTGGATGTCCTTGAGGGCCTCGTCGGGCCGGGTGTCGCCGGAGGCGGCGTACACCACCGCACGCGGGCGGGCGGCCAGCACGGCGGCCGGGTCGCCGGTGGCGGCCACGCCCAGTTCGTGGTCCAGACCAGCCAGTTCGCCCGCGTCGCGGCCGAGCTTGCCGGGGTCGTGCACGAGCACGGCGGTGAGTTCGAGCGACGGGTGGGCGTGGACCGCGCGGATGGCCGCGCGGCCGATGTTGCCTGTGCCCCAGACAACTGTGGGAATCATGTCCAGAGGTTAACCGGGGATTCGATCCGTGCCTAGCGGCCGAGGAGGTGCGTTCGGTGAGTGGCGTTGACAGGTAACCGGGTTCGTGTGATCCTGGGAAGGCTCTCCCTTGTATCCGGAAGCGCACGGTCCCCGCCATTCACCCGCCTTCCGGTGCATTCTATTTCGCTCCTGTGGATATTCCTGTTCTAGGAGGAGAATGCGCATGTCCGTGAAAAGAAAGCTGCTCGCGCTCGGCGTGGCGCTGGCCGCCGCGCTGGCGGTGACGCCCGCCCTGCCCGCGGTCGCGGTGCCCGCCACCATCCCGTTGACCCTCACGAACAACTCCGGGCGCGCCGGCCCGATCTACGTCTACAACCTCGGCACCGAGCTCAGCACCGGCCGGCAGGGCTGGGCCGACGCCAACGGCACCTTCCACGCGTGGCCGGCGGGCGGCAACCCGCCGACCCCGGCGCCCGACGCCTCGATCCCCGGTCCGGCGGCCGGGCAGTCGGTCACCATCCGGCTCCCGAAGTTCTCCGGCCGGGTCTATTTCTCCTACGGCCAGAAACTGGTGTTCCGGCTGACCACCGGGGGACTGGTGCAGCCCGCGGTGCAGAACCCGAGCGACCCGAACCGCGATATCCTGTTCAACTGGACCGAGTACACGCTGAACGACGCGGGAATCTGGATCAACAGCACCCAGGTGGACATGTTCTCCGCGCCGTACTCGGTCGGCGTGCAAATGCAGGGCGGCGCGACGAAATCGACCGGCAGGCTCAAGGCGGGCGGGTACAACGGTTTCTTCACCGCGCTGAAAGCGCAATCCGGCGGTTGGGGCAATCTGGTCCAGACCAAGCCGGACGGCAGCCTGCTGCGCGCGCTTTCCCCGCATCACGGAGTGGGCACGGGCGCGCTCAACCCGGGCGTCATGGACGACTACGTGAACCGGGTGTGGTCGAAGTACAGTTCCTCGACGCTGACCGTCACGCCGTTCGCCAACCAGCCCGGCACCAAGTACTTCGGCCGGGTTTCGGGGAACACGATGAACTTCACCAACTCCTCCGGCGCGGTGGTCACCTCGTTCCAGAAACCGGACTCCGACAGCATCTTCGGCTGCTACAAACACCTGGACGCGCCGAACGACCTGGTGCGCGGGCCCATTTCGCGGACCCTGTGCGCCGGGTACAACCGCTCCACGCTGCTGAGCAACCCGAACCAGCCGGACCCGAGCGCGGCGAACTTCTACCAGGACGGGGTGACCAACCACTATTCGCGGTTGATCCACGCCCAGATGGTCGACGGGAAGGCCTACGGTTTCGCCTTCGACGACGTCGGTGCGCACGAGTCACTGGTGCACGACGGGAACCCGCAGCAGGCGAGCATCACGCTGGACCCGTTCAGCTGATCCTCGGGGCGATCCGGTAACGCGGGCGGTGGCGGGAACGAGTTCATGGTGACCGCCACCGCTTTCCCGGGAGGATCTCGCATGAACGGCTCCGCCCGCCCGCTGCCGCTACTGCTCGGCGCCCTGCTGCTCGCCGGTGCCTGCGGCACTCCCTCCGCCCCGGAAACGCCGACGCCCACTCCACCGGCCACCGCTAGCGCCGCGCCCGCGGCCACCGATAGCAGTGCCGGGTCCTTGATCACCGTGCCGGACGTCTCCGGCATGAACCACCAGGACGCGCAGAACGCCATGCAGGCCGCGGGCCTCTACAACCTGCGCGAAGTCGACGGCAAGGGCGAAGGCCGCGCCCTGGTCGTCGACCGGAACTGGGTCCAAACAGGACAGTCACCAGCGCCCGGCACCCAGGTGACCCCGGACACCGTCATCACCCTCACCGCCGTGAAGTACACCGACTGACGACGCGACCATGCGAAGACTCCTCCTGGCGAGCGCCGCCGGAATCGCCCTGGTCGCCGCCGGGTGCACCGCCGCCACCACGCCCACGGTTCCCGACTCGCCCGTAGTGGTAACCACGACGACGGTTCCCCCGTCCGCCAGCCCCTCACCGGAAGCGGCAGCGGCAGCGGCACCGCCACCGACGACGACCACCACCACTACCAAGGCCCCGCCGAAGACCACGGCGAAAAGCCAGGCGTCCAAGAAGCCGCAGCGGGCCGCGCCGACCGCCGGTTACCAGTGCCGCGATGGCGATGAGAAGCGCTACGAGGTGTGTGCGGGGCACAAGGAGTGGGTCGACGGCCAGGTCGAGTTCGCCGACTGCCTTGATTCCGGCGGCACCTGGAGCGTCGAGGCGCAGAAGTGCGTCCGATCAGCGAAGTCGCCGGGATGACCACCTCGCGTGACACAAATGTGGCTTTGGGGGCCGAATCCGCCCCCAAAGCCACATTTGTGTCACCGCACCATCGTTCAAGGTGAGCCTGGGCCGGGCAGTACGTCCAGGTCGGTGGCCCGCATCGGGTCGCCGCATTCGGAGCAGCGCAGTTCCACGTGGCTGATCCGTCCGCACGCGTGGTGCCGGTACAGCACCGGCGGCCCGGCCTCGCCCGCGAGCCAGCGGTCGCCCCAGCGCACCATGACCAGTAGCAGGTCGCACAGTTCGGTGCCCCGCTCGGTCAGCACGTACTCATGGCGCGGCGGCCGCGAGGAGTACTGCTGCCGCGCCAGTACGTCCTGCTCGGTCAGCCACTTCAGCCGTTCGGTGAGCACCTTGCGCGAGATCCCGAGCGACTCCTGCAACTGCTCGAACCGGGTGATGCCCACGTAGACGTTCCGCAGGATCAGCGGCGACCACGGTTCGCCGATCACGTCCATCGTCCTGGCGATCGAGCACGCCATGTCACCGAACCGGGTGCGTTGCATGGCCCCATTCTAGCCGAGAGGGTTCCTTCAGGGAACTGACTCGGTTAGGGTCCGGAGGAGGCACCCGATCGGAAGGAGCAGACGATGAACCGCCCACCGGTGGTCACGCCCGAGGAATGGCAGGTCGCCAGGGACGCGCTCCTGGTCAAGGAGAAGGCGCACACCCACGCACTGGACGCGCTGGCCGCCGAGCGGCGGCGGCTGCCGATGGTCCGGCTGGACCCGGGCTACCGGTTCACCGCGCCCGACGGCACCGACACCGGCCTGGCCGGGCTGTTCGACGGCAAGCGGCAGCTGGTCGTCTACCACTTCATGCTCCATCCCGGCTCGGACCACGTCTGTTCCGGCTGCG from the Amycolatopsis magusensis genome contains:
- a CDS encoding LysR family transcriptional regulator, with protein sequence MDLRTLRYFVTVAEERHFGRAAARLHMTQPPLSRAIRGLEADLGVDLFERTAQGVSPTAAGVELLAEAKVLLEHADQVRDRVAAAAESTLVIGTLADSAEQLGPRLVAAFRARHPKVTVRVREADFSDPTCGLRSGLADVALTRAPFDDTGISTHTLRADPVSVLVRADDPLATRETLWLRDLDDRPWFRLADVTDPVWAAYWSGGKDREGPKVRTAQECFQAVRWNSTIGLMPGGSPLPDGLVAVPLADQPPCELVIAWPSAKPNSLVRSFVRIAVETGP
- a CDS encoding MFS transporter, whose protein sequence is MTGTTVAPRRAPTPLLATLLGVSTMTIMASATITPALPGMERHFAGEPHAEVLVRLVLTLPGLAIMLAAPLLGYVGVRVGRVRVLVAGLVLYTVGGGSGLLLDSLPALLTGRALLGVGIAAIMTTATALLADHHPPAEHGRVLGLQGAAMGFGGVVAMLLGGVLGELSWRGPFAVYLLAVPVLFLVLRHVPEAPVAAPPADGEPVGSPWTWPLLGLYALTFLSITSFYVIPTQAPFWLAEVGGAGPVVTGALIAAVNLVMTAVGLNFGRLRARWDFRALAVAMFATYAVGLLLVGTAGNLWTATAGMLVVGIGVGLSNPTLNGWTVASVDPGARTRALGLLTSALFLGQFSSPLLAQPIAGAAGLGGTFLVAGALGAVVALVLTAVALTRRARR
- a CDS encoding GMC oxidoreductase gives rise to the protein MGLAALGGRAAAAPPPSPIPDGAQVSALVIGTGYGGSVTALRLAQAGVDVHMVEMGMAWDTPGPDGNIFANTISPDHRSYWLRTRTKQPLSNFLGFPIDRDIPLHTGILDAEDFSGISVYQGRGVGGGSLVNGGMAVTPKRENFGGVLPSVNPDEMYNVYYPRANAGLGVTEVDPAWWESAECYQYARVGRKHAERSGFPFVFVPNVYDWDYMEKEQAGTVPKSALRGEVLYGNNHGKKSLQKTYLAQARATGRVAISPLHKVTSVTPASGGRYTVVIEQINTSGVTTATKSVTADRVFFAAGSVGTSKLLTKLKATGALPGLNGEIGKGWGDNGNVMCGRANHLWDATGALQSSMPTAGIDNWAAGGAFAEVAPLPTGIETFASFYLSITKNPNRGQFTYNPATGKVDLNWQTAWKQPSIDAAKTIFDKINAKEGTIYRTDLFGVYKIWGDHLTYHPLGGVVLNKATDNHGRLHGHPGLYVADGSLVPGNASVNPFVTITALAERNIERVIAEDL
- a CDS encoding carboxymuconolactone decarboxylase family protein → MIIDIPEGKDAIGYVWGEMVPGIGAAASNFSLAVYSHTTLGLREFEAARLRVAQINGCVFCLDWRTERDGQKVEEEFADAVAQWRTTDAFDDRTRLAAEYAERYALDHHGLDEEFFSRMTAHYSQAEIVELSMSIGSWLAFGRLNHVLGIDSVCVVPKF
- a CDS encoding NAD(P)H-dependent amine dehydrogenase family protein, with the translated sequence MIPTVVWGTGNIGRAAIRAVHAHPSLELTAVLVHDPGKLGRDAGELAGLDHELGVAATGDPAAVLAARPRAVVYAASGDTRPDEALKDIHEAIRAGAVVVTPAVYALYDQRNAPAELREPVLAAIADGGGSLFVSGVDPGWGNDVLPALLSGLGTTVDAVRCQEIFDYSTYEQPDSVRYLVGMGQPMDYQPPMLAPSVPTTVWGGQVRLIARALGADLDEIRETLDRRPLETTVGTRTMGEFEAGTQGAVRFEVQGIVGGEPRIVIEHVTRIHPSCAPDWPQPPNPSGAHRVIIEGRPRIEVTVEASDEGENRSAGGNATAVGRLVNAIDWLTEAEPGFYDALDVPLRPATGRLGRSAR
- a CDS encoding glycoside hydrolase family 64 protein; its protein translation is MSVKRKLLALGVALAAALAVTPALPAVAVPATIPLTLTNNSGRAGPIYVYNLGTELSTGRQGWADANGTFHAWPAGGNPPTPAPDASIPGPAAGQSVTIRLPKFSGRVYFSYGQKLVFRLTTGGLVQPAVQNPSDPNRDILFNWTEYTLNDAGIWINSTQVDMFSAPYSVGVQMQGGATKSTGRLKAGGYNGFFTALKAQSGGWGNLVQTKPDGSLLRALSPHHGVGTGALNPGVMDDYVNRVWSKYSSSTLTVTPFANQPGTKYFGRVSGNTMNFTNSSGAVVTSFQKPDSDSIFGCYKHLDAPNDLVRGPISRTLCAGYNRSTLLSNPNQPDPSAANFYQDGVTNHYSRLIHAQMVDGKAYGFAFDDVGAHESLVHDGNPQQASITLDPFS
- a CDS encoding PASTA domain-containing protein; amino-acid sequence: MNGSARPLPLLLGALLLAGACGTPSAPETPTPTPPATASAAPAATDSSAGSLITVPDVSGMNHQDAQNAMQAAGLYNLREVDGKGEGRALVVDRNWVQTGQSPAPGTQVTPDTVITLTAVKYTD
- a CDS encoding winged helix-turn-helix transcriptional regulator → MQRTRFGDMACSIARTMDVIGEPWSPLILRNVYVGITRFEQLQESLGISRKVLTERLKWLTEQDVLARQQYSSRPPRHEYVLTERGTELCDLLLVMVRWGDRWLAGEAGPPVLYRHHACGRISHVELRCSECGDPMRATDLDVLPGPGSP